One genomic region from Prevotella sp. Rep29 encodes:
- a CDS encoding UDP-N-acetyl glucosamine 2-epimerase: MNICIVAGARPNFIKVAPIIRAVNRAKEQHQDIGYQLVYTGRKDDPSLEQSLFEDLQIQRPDVYLGVDCASLNELTGRVMAAFEKHLLQNPTDVVIVVDDLASTMAAAIVTKKQGVQLAHLVAGTRSFDIKMPKEINRLVIDGLSDFLFTAGDGASSIVSREGAHLSKVYMVGNILMDTLRFNLPRLKRPAVCDELELKEGSYIVFTLNRRALIENEENLREMLLGIEKAAGEMPVVAPLRGKVYAAVEKICSDANLSAIQLLPPLSYLEFGYLTAHACGIITDSGNVAEEATFNGVPCITLNSYTEHIETVRQGTNVLVGEDPEKLEHAVSDMVSGNWKKGSLPDRWDGRSAERIVQTLLSLKNT; this comes from the coding sequence ATGAATATTTGTATTGTTGCAGGGGCGCGACCGAATTTTATCAAGGTGGCACCCATTATCCGTGCCGTCAACCGTGCCAAGGAACAACACCAAGACATAGGCTATCAACTCGTCTATACAGGGCGGAAGGATGACCCCTCGCTGGAGCAGTCCCTGTTCGAGGACCTGCAGATTCAGCGCCCCGACGTATATCTGGGCGTTGATTGCGCCAGTCTGAACGAGCTGACGGGACGGGTGATGGCAGCGTTTGAAAAACACCTGTTGCAAAATCCGACGGATGTCGTCATCGTCGTGGATGATTTGGCTTCTACGATGGCGGCAGCCATTGTCACGAAAAAGCAAGGCGTACAGCTTGCACATCTTGTAGCTGGGACACGGTCGTTCGATATCAAGATGCCGAAAGAAATCAACCGCCTCGTCATCGATGGATTGTCCGATTTCCTCTTTACGGCAGGCGATGGCGCAAGCAGCATCGTCAGTCGTGAAGGAGCACACCTCTCCAAAGTCTATATGGTAGGAAACATCCTCATGGATACACTCCGCTTCAACCTGCCGCGGCTCAAGCGTCCTGCCGTCTGTGACGAACTGGAACTGAAAGAGGGCTCCTACATCGTGTTTACCCTCAATCGGCGCGCCCTGATAGAAAACGAAGAAAACCTCCGGGAAATGTTGCTTGGAATAGAGAAGGCAGCGGGAGAGATGCCTGTCGTAGCACCGTTGCGGGGAAAAGTGTATGCAGCGGTGGAAAAAATCTGTTCCGATGCCAATCTGTCTGCCATCCAGTTGTTACCCCCACTGAGCTATCTGGAGTTCGGATACCTCACGGCTCACGCCTGCGGCATCATCACCGACTCGGGCAACGTGGCAGAGGAGGCTACCTTCAACGGAGTGCCATGCATCACGCTCAACAGCTATACGGAACATATTGAGACCGTGCGGCAGGGAACTAACGTCCTGGTCGGCGAAGACCCTGAAAAGTTGGAACATGCCGTAAGCGACATGGTAAGCGGCAACTGGAAGAAAGGCAGTCTGCCCGACCGCTGGGACGGGCGCTCGGCAGAACGCATCGTCCAGACACTCTTGTCGTTAAAGAACACATAA
- a CDS encoding SDR family oxidoreductase yields MEKKTVLITGATSGIGEACAQRFAKEGCRVIVTGRNQQRLVALKEELEKAGAEVLTLCFDVRDRAQATQAVESLPQEWKEIDVLVNNAGLALGLEPEYKGSFEDWETMIDTNIKGLLTMTRLIVPDMVRRDHGHVINIGSIAGDAAYANGNVYCATKAAVKTLSDGLRIDVADTAVRVTNVKPGLVETNFSVTRFHGDRERADNVYKGIKPLTGDDIADVVFYAASAPAHVQIAEVTVLATHQANGSTIVRK; encoded by the coding sequence ATGGAAAAGAAAACTGTATTGATAACTGGTGCAACCAGTGGAATCGGAGAGGCTTGCGCACAGCGTTTTGCAAAGGAAGGCTGTCGCGTGATTGTCACGGGACGTAATCAGCAGCGTCTGGTGGCGCTGAAGGAAGAATTGGAAAAGGCGGGCGCCGAAGTGCTGACGCTGTGTTTCGATGTGCGTGACAGGGCACAGGCAACGCAAGCTGTTGAAAGTCTGCCGCAGGAGTGGAAGGAAATTGACGTCCTCGTCAATAACGCAGGGCTCGCTTTGGGGCTTGAGCCTGAATACAAAGGCTCGTTCGAGGATTGGGAAACGATGATAGACACGAATATTAAAGGACTCTTGACGATGACCCGCCTCATTGTTCCGGATATGGTCAGACGTGACCACGGGCACGTCATCAACATCGGTTCCATCGCCGGCGATGCTGCCTATGCCAACGGAAATGTGTATTGTGCAACGAAGGCAGCAGTGAAAACCCTTTCAGACGGGTTGCGTATTGATGTGGCAGACACGGCTGTGCGGGTGACAAATGTAAAACCGGGATTGGTGGAGACGAATTTCAGTGTGACACGTTTTCATGGAGACCGGGAGCGGGCAGACAATGTTTATAAAGGAATCAAGCCGCTGACGGGTGACGATATTGCTGACGTGGTGTTCTATGCCGCTTCGGCTCCGGCACACGTGCAGATAGCTGAAGTAACGGTGCTGGCAACTCATCAGGCAAACGGTTCGACCATCGTCCGGAAATAA
- a CDS encoding cation-translocating P-type ATPase, with translation MKKTIPVIGMACSACSANVERKLNSLEGVNEATVSLPGRTATVEYDPEVISLEQLKAEIKSIGYDLVIEENRSVEELEHRAYQLLRRKTILAWIFAVLVMAVSMRWISFGRNLDASFSNQIALILTLAAIILCGRSFYVSAFRQMRHGTASMDTLVALSTAVAFLFSVFNTFFGDKVWTSQGIAWHTYFDAPCMIIAFVLTGRLIEERARKGMTGNIRALMGLRPKTARIVTPDNGTMDGGFSEIPIAAIGVGDMIEVRAGEKVPVDGAVTWAQSFMTDDGAYVDEAMMTGEPTPVLKRSGSEVLSGTLLVQGKLRFRARQVGEQTALANMIRLVQEAQGSKAPVQRMVDKWARIFVPVVIGISVLTFFLWLLIGGMSMFSQALLSAVSVLIIACPCAMGLATPTAIMIAVGSAARKNVLVKNATAMEVLRKVNAVVIDKTGTLTIANQQIDFTKADHLSYEERETLKPHVQEAVGAMQEEGIDIHLMSGDKDEAVRFWADKAGISHYQSGVKPQDKENLVRTLQQEGKTVAMIGDGVNDSQALAVADVSIAMGRGTDVAMDVAQVTLMGDDLRRIPDAIRLSRRTVSTIRQNLFWAFIYNIVCIPLAAGVPRLFDMDFQITPAWAAALMAFSSISVVLNSLRLLNPNRSSERH, from the coding sequence ATGAAGAAGACCATCCCTGTCATCGGCATGGCGTGCTCTGCATGTTCTGCCAATGTGGAAAGAAAACTCAACAGCTTAGAAGGTGTCAACGAGGCAACGGTCAGTCTGCCAGGGCGTACTGCCACTGTGGAGTATGACCCTGAAGTGATTTCTCTGGAACAACTGAAAGCAGAAATCAAGTCCATTGGCTATGATTTGGTGATTGAGGAAAACCGCTCGGTGGAAGAGTTGGAGCATCGTGCCTATCAGTTGTTACGGAGAAAGACGATACTCGCTTGGATTTTTGCCGTGCTGGTCATGGCTGTCTCTATGCGTTGGATTTCTTTCGGACGCAACTTAGATGCATCGTTCTCCAATCAGATAGCACTGATTCTGACTTTGGCAGCCATCATCTTGTGCGGACGTTCGTTCTATGTTTCGGCTTTCAGGCAGATGCGGCACGGAACAGCCAGTATGGACACGCTCGTAGCGCTCAGTACGGCTGTGGCTTTTCTGTTCAGCGTTTTCAATACTTTCTTCGGAGACAAGGTATGGACTTCACAGGGCATCGCTTGGCACACCTATTTCGATGCGCCGTGCATGATTATCGCCTTTGTGCTGACCGGTCGCCTGATAGAGGAACGGGCACGCAAGGGCATGACGGGCAATATACGGGCGTTGATGGGATTGCGCCCCAAGACGGCAAGAATCGTCACGCCGGATAATGGGACCATGGACGGCGGCTTCTCCGAAATACCGATAGCCGCCATTGGCGTCGGCGACATGATTGAGGTGCGTGCAGGGGAGAAAGTGCCGGTGGATGGTGCGGTGACGTGGGCGCAGAGTTTCATGACCGATGACGGTGCGTATGTGGACGAGGCGATGATGACGGGCGAACCGACGCCCGTATTGAAACGTTCCGGCTCGGAAGTGCTGTCCGGTACGCTGCTCGTACAGGGAAAACTCCGTTTCCGTGCCCGACAGGTTGGAGAGCAGACGGCACTCGCAAACATGATACGTCTGGTGCAGGAGGCACAGGGCAGCAAAGCGCCCGTTCAGCGGATGGTTGACAAGTGGGCGCGGATATTTGTTCCGGTTGTGATAGGCATTTCTGTATTGACATTCTTCCTGTGGTTGCTGATAGGTGGGATGTCTATGTTCTCACAGGCACTCCTCTCTGCCGTTTCTGTATTGATAATCGCTTGTCCGTGTGCCATGGGATTGGCTACACCGACAGCCATCATGATTGCTGTAGGAAGTGCCGCCCGGAAGAATGTGCTGGTTAAGAACGCAACGGCAATGGAGGTCTTGCGGAAGGTGAATGCGGTTGTCATTGATAAGACGGGAACGCTGACCATTGCAAACCAGCAAATCGATTTTACAAAGGCAGACCATCTCTCTTACGAAGAGCGTGAGACGCTGAAGCCGCATGTGCAGGAGGCAGTGGGTGCCATGCAGGAAGAGGGCATCGATATCCACCTGATGAGTGGCGACAAGGATGAGGCGGTCCGCTTTTGGGCTGACAAGGCGGGCATCTCTCATTACCAGAGTGGTGTGAAGCCGCAGGACAAGGAAAACCTGGTGCGCACCTTGCAACAGGAAGGAAAGACGGTGGCAATGATAGGCGACGGGGTGAATGACTCACAAGCCTTGGCGGTTGCCGACGTGAGCATCGCAATGGGAAGGGGAACCGACGTCGCGATGGACGTGGCGCAGGTGACGCTGATGGGCGACGACTTGCGCCGTATTCCAGATGCAATCAGGTTGTCGCGCCGTACGGTAAGTACGATTCGGCAGAACCTCTTTTGGGCGTTCATCTACAATATTGTCTGCATTCCCTTGGCTGCCGGTGTGCCGCGTCTGTTTGACATGGATTTCCAGATTACACCGGCATGGGCGGCAGCGCTGATGGCTTTTTCAAGTATCAGTGTCGTTTTGAATAGTTTGAGGTTATTGAACCCTAATCGGTCATCAGAACGCCATTAG